The genomic window ACCGCGCAGCGTCGGCACGGCCTCCGAGGCGGAACTCCTGGAGTTCGAACTCGCCGACTGGGTCAATCCCGACGCCGTCCTCCAGGCCTTGCGCGGCGAAGTTCCGGCCGACATCGAGGTGACCGCCCTGGACCTGATGCGCCCGAGCGACAAGGCGCACCCCGCCGCGGTCGAGTACGTCGCGCGCCTGCCCGAAGACGTCGCCGACCTGGAGCGGCGGATCGAACGGCTGCTTGCACGAACCGAAGCGCCGGTGGTCCGCCATCGGCCGACGGGCGACAAGCACCTGGACGCCCGCCGATTCATCGAGCGCCTCGAAGCCGACGGCCGGACCGTCCGACTGGTCGTG from Planctomycetota bacterium includes these protein-coding regions:
- a CDS encoding TIGR03936 family radical SAM-associated protein, with product MFRQRLRLWFRVAGDKRYLSHHDMMRLWERALRRAGLPLRMSQGFNPRPKMSLVEPRSVGTASEAELLEFELADWVNPDAVLQALRGEVPADIEVTALDLMRPSDKAHPAAVEYVARLPEDVADLERRIERLLARTEAPVVRHRPTGDKHLDARRFIERLEADGRTVRLVVRTGPNGTVRPDEVLRLLDLDSETVARADVCRTAIRLG